The nucleotide sequence AAAGGATGTCACCAGCAAGGTGCTTACTGTCTTGGACTCTAAATAAGAAGCCACCACTGCACTTTCCCCACAGCAACCTAAAAAGCCTGAAAGATACTCATCTATTGATTCAGAATCTGCATTCTAATAAGATTCACAGGGATATCTTGTATATCCCCAGGTGATTTTTGACAGCCTGTAGGTTTTAATTATGCATATCTGTGTAGGAAATTCAAATTCTCATCAGGAAGTCAAGCCTGAATGAACCCAAGAGAAAGATCTTATCATTAGATAACTTGCTTTATTATTTCCAAAATAATATTTTGCATGGCTACATGTTTTCTTGAACCACAATCCTATTTGCCCTTCATGATGACTGACTGTCCTTTATGTTCTGTTTCCAAAGTTCTATATTTGCCTGTTCTATATTTTCTCTGGGATCTGTTTTCTACTATGTTTGAAAACAACCTGCAGACCTTTGTTATGCCTCCCTGTATAGAAATTGCATCCCATTCCTCGAGTAATAAGTCCAGGCAATTAAATGTGCATACTTCTGAAGAGCCTATTGCTAGTCCTTCAGGAGGTCattcatattaaaaataaaatccctcTTGATTTTCAGAATCCAAAACAATGGTAATCATAAGTAAATTATAGAAAATTGAAAAGTGGTTagtgaaatgttttttaaatcattgtattgggcgctcatacaatccacccatctgtccattgtgtcaagcacatttgtgcatttgctgtcatcaccattctcaaaacatttgctttctgcctgagcccttggtatcagctcattttccccctccctccccactccactctccctcatgaacccctgaaaattgataaattattattattttgtaatatcttacactgtccaacatctcccctcacccacttttctgttgtccatcccccagggaagttatatgtagatccttgtaatgggtttcccctgtccaacccaccctctctccaccctcccggtatcaccactctcagcacaggtcctgaagggatcatctgtcctggattccctgtgtttccagttcctatcagtaccagtgtacatcctctggtctagccagatttgtaaggtagaattgggatcatgatagtgggtggggaggaagcattgaagaactagaggaaagttgtatgtttcatcgttggtacactgcaccctgactgacttgtttccttcccgtgacccttctataaggggatgtccagttacttaCAGATGCATCCTGGGTCTCcaacctgcactccccctcattcacaatgagttgatttttgttctttgatgcctgataggtgatcccttcaacacctcatgctcacacaggctggtatgcttcttccatatgggctttgttgcttctgaacaagatggctccttgtttaccttcaagcctttaagatcccagacactatctcttttgatagccgggcaccatcagctttcttcaccacttttgcttacgcacccatttgtcttcagcaatcgtgtcgggaaggtgagcatcatggaatgccagtttagtagaacaaagtattcttgcattgagggagtacttgagtgaaggcccaatgtccatctgctacctcaatactaaacctgtcaatatatacacatagatctatttccccatcccatgtataaatatatttacatatgtacatgcctttatttagtaagctattttttgtatttttatatttaataaatcattttattggggctcatacaactcatcacaatccatgcattcatcaattgagtaaagcacccttatacattcgttgccctcatcattctcaaaattcgacttccacttgggttcctggaatcagctcattttccttttttccctccccctccctccaccctctcccctcccccatgaacccttaatagtttataattattttagcttatcttacactgcctggcatctccccttacctaccttcccgttgcccatcccccagagaggaggttacacgtagatccccgagatcagttctccctttctacaccccttccctcccggtatcaccactctcaccgctggtcctgaggggttcatccgtcctagattccctgtgtttccagatccctactgcaccgctgtgcatcctctggtctaaccaggtccgcaaggcagaattgggatcatgataattggtggggaggaagcgttcaggaaatagaggaaggttttgagtttcattgttgctacactgaaccctgagtgactcatttcctccccactactcctctgcaagggagtccagctgtctacagatgggcattggttccccatcacgcacccccctcattcatggtgatgtgattttccccctctgcctttgttgtttgaaacctggtcccctccgcccttcatgatcacacatgttggagtTCTGGGTAGTGAAATGTttttaactttcttctagtttttattacCCTCTTAAACATTGACATCTGAATTTGGAGAgaataagaaaattattttcttattttatggAAGAGAATTCTATGTGTTTTACTAGGGGTGGTTTGTGTGATAGCCACACTGAAGGGTTGGACAACTGGACAttcatagaaaaaaaatcaactatTTACTTTTATGTTTTTCTACATTAATGAGTAacttaaatggaaagaatgaaTGATAACCATCGACATTTTGATGATCTGTgaagaatataaaatataaaaagaagtaGAATTACCTTGTAATAACAGCAGCTACTGAGTATCAGGATTTTGCTGCTgatgtttcttctttctttgtagTCATGGGAATCTctccttttctgcttctgagatattTCTTCTACGCAGAGTAGTGGCAATACTGACCAGTCCCTCTGTTCTTCTTTCACACGCTTTATTCATGAGGTTCAAAAcaatcatttggtgagagttatcAAAATGGAAGCGCCCTTGCCGCATTGCGTGCTGTGATCCACAAAGGAAGTAGTTCcacatcaccagctgctctgaggagaaagacagggctttctactccagagcagatttacaatctcagcacACCCCCAGCAGTTCGACTCGGTCTTGTATGGTTACTTTGAGTCTGTATCAATTGTATGGCAGTGGGTATAAAGAAATGGATCCAGAAGAGAGTTGTGAGTAGGCAGTTTTACCTCACTTCAACTGGGGAACTGAAAGATTTGCGTGACTCACTGTATTACAGGACACtgatttattattttgttatctaTTTAATTATAATATGCTTTTACTTTGATGGTCTGGAACTAAACTCATGCTATCTTAAAGTTAAGACTGTCAGTGGAATGGAAATGCAAATTCACATTAGATGATCAGACAAGAATGAAACAGTATGAAGCCCTGAGTTCCTCAGCACGTGATGACGAGGCCACCAAGGAAGGATAATTAGCAGCAAATTTAGTTGAAAAAAtgcaagttgaaaaaaaaatgcaAGTTGAAAACTCTCCCTCACAGAGGAAGCGGTGCAAATCGAGAGAACCATAGAAAGTGGCAACTGCATAATGGGCAGAACCATAAACTCCTTCATTCAAATAGTAATGAGAAAAGGCACAGAAAAGGCACAGAAAAGGTAAGGCACCTTCATTTTGGTCAAAAATGAAGGTATAAGAAGGTAGGTGACACATAGTAGGGACTTTATGATCAGTTTGATAAAACCATTTGTTACCATTTATGAAAAGAATACATTTGCATGCGATCCCGACTGAGTTCCATTTACTAAGTTTAATCACTAAATATAATGATGTTGGTGATGTAGGCAAAagagaggcttccagggagagtGCATGTCAGTCAGTCAGCATGAGCATTCATTTCTTTCTTGGGTTCTTTGTATATTTTGGTTCTGGTATAGAAATGGAAACATACTTTCTAGAATAATTAGTCTAGGCTGGTCCATAGTTCtaacttaaagaaaaataaagtcatcaaggagcactggtgggttAATGGTAGAGTCCTCACCCTCCTCCTGGGCAAACTTTGGTTTGATTCCCAGCCGTTGTGCCTCTTTTGTGCAGTCACACCACACCTGTGTGTCAATGaaagcttgtatgttgctgtgatgctgaacagattttagtcaAACTAGTAAGAAATGCTTGATGATccatttctgaaaatcagccattgaaaaccctcagAGACAATGCCACTGCTGGTTGCTCTGTCAAGCCTCATTGGGTCgatttcaacccatagcaaccctatgcacaagagaacaaaacactgcccagtcctctgccatcctcgccTTCGTTCTTCtgcttgaccccattgttgcagccactgggccaatcctTCTCACTGCggcctttcctcttttttgctgcccctctaccaagtgtgatgtctttctccagagactggcgcCTCCTAAGCACATGCTCAAAGTGTGTAAGACGGAGTAACGCCATCCTTGTGTCTAAGAAGCCctctggccgcacttcttccaagacatatgtatttgttcttttgccagcCCACTggcctttcaatgttcttctccagcaccacaattcaagtgcattgattcttgttTGCTCTTCCTTATGCAATATCCAGCTTACTGGGACTTGCTTGTTTGTGGGAATTATTGCAATCCCCAATCACCATTAAGAATGGGGTTCAACGAGTTACCTGTGGTTGCTGGTATAAGAGAAGCACATACTGAGGCTGTCAGTGCCGTGTGGGCGCAGCCCTGGAAATCCATGAGCATCATTGCTCAATCTCATGTGGCTGAACAACACTTGTCCTTCTAAACAGTTACTCAACTGCAGATATTAATAATAAAGCCATGGATCTTCTGAGTCTCTGTTTTTGCCTCTACCTGAATTTTATAGTTAGATTAGCCATTCCAGGGGGATAGAACTATCGTTTAACAGTTCATCTTAATTTTATGTCTCTAAATGTATGTTTCTTCATTCATCAAGAAATTCATATGGGAATTTCCCCCCAGTCTTCACTGATTTTCTGTAGTATATAGAGGCTGTTTCTTTCAAAATATCTTGAGGCTAACTTCATGTTTGTCTAATAAGAGACTTGCCTTGAATGCCCTGGGCTAATTCTCACTGGAATAGTTAACTATAATTATCCTAATGTAAACCACTAGATGATCTCACATTCAGATCCTAATCTTTTGGGTAAGAAAACATTGGTAGTGCAGTGCTGTGTAGTTTTGAAAAGGAGAATATATTGTTGCATGAAATAGGCTCCTGGTAAATCTCAATGCTTCGGGGAAGAGATGCCGGTGATGCACAACCCtgaagatgaattgatgcattaCCAGGTAGTAGATGCTTGGAAGTTCAAGGATTCCAAATACACAGATTCCAGTTTCTGTTTCATGTATATTTTTCAAAGTATCTATCAATGTTCAGCAATAAGTAAATGACTCTTAAATGCGTGTCATATAGGACTTTAGGAAATTAATTCTTTTTCCTGTTGGTAGAAAGTAAATTTAACCTTAAACCTTAAAAATATTATTACAACAGAATATCcgcatcatataattcaatagttcagttatTTTAAGAAGTGTCATACCATTGCCACCACATCCATTCTaaaacatttccttccttcttgttcTCATTGTTACCAGCTCCCCATTACTCCTGTCACAACCCACTGTGCCCCCAAGATCAGTAAATCTAGTTATTATAACTATAGCTTCACCTATCATGGGTGTCATATACCGAAAACCAATGAAACTTACATAGCAGGGTCAGACAGGCAATCAACAAGAGCAATAAACTACAGATACTCCAGTTTAAAAGTaaacagaaaatacaaaaaaccaaaacaagctCAAAAagtgtcaaaagagagatcaaatgattttgaccattcaaatcagatttttaatattaaaatgaatttctGATAGCTAAAGTATGTTTTAACATTACTGAAAatgtttggttttaatttttccTCATTCAAACAAATTCCCCCCCATTTTTTCACTTCTGTCACTCCTTTTTTCCAGAGCAGcaattcaaaaagaaaaataaaacatcttttaaaattttttcctgtAATTTTTGTGGAAATAcagattatctatctatctatttatttgtttgtttgttttaaatccttTATTGAGAGCTCACAcaataatcacaatccatacatacatcaattgtgtaaagcaaatttgtacatttgttgccctcatcattctcaaaaattttgctctccacttaaacccttggcatcagttcctcattttccctcctccctccccactacccctccctcactAACCAtggataatttatgatttattattattttgtcaaagatGAAACTATTTCCCTCTCTATCACAAATTTGAAACTAATATAAGGCTGAAAAAGATAGTACTACATAATTCCTATGTCAACCTAAAGAACACTAGACAGGTGAAATACTTCTTAGGTTACAAAGTTGCTAAAAGCAGCATGTGGTTTTTCTTTactgttctttctattgttgttCTTTTCTTACTTATTGAATTTCCAGAACCATAAAAGCACAGTGACAACAAATTGGACTACTCAAACCtcggattttcttctttttcccctccttttattAGAAGTTAGTTCACTTTAGCACCTTCCTAATTCCCTCCTAATTATATACCTTTTTGGTTTCATCCACCTTCATAAACAAATCTGACTATTTTGAATGACACAacttccaaaatttaaaaaagtGAACAGAAAACCTTTGCTCCCACATTAGCTCATAAAGCATTACAAGAAAGTATATAGAATAAAAAGTAAGGAAACTCTAATTTATTATGATATTATGATGAAAAGAAAGTTAAGTGTAGTTCTTAGTTGAAAAGACAGAACAGAGTTTGAGAAGATCAACAGAAAAAATTGCCATCAGACCTCACCCAGAtcaaaatatatgtgtattttgGCACCACTATTATGGTCATGATTGAGAAGATATCTTATTGCTGAACTGAACATGTTTGATGAGGTAGATGAAAGAGACGCCTCAAGGGATGGAGCAGAGGAGAGGAGCACAATCAGTCACTTGTGTCCTGGAGTTCTTAGTAGAACCTTGGCCCTTTCAGAGAAAGGGCAGAACAACTCACAGTGATCAGTGTATGTTGCTCTATGGTTCTCTGTTAAAGAATAGTAAGAGAGCAAGTAGGGAGCAGTGGAAGGTCAGAGGCAGAATTCCTGCCTTCCATGTCCGAGAccaaaggaaccttggtggcaatggactgctggccacaaggtcaacagttcaaaaccaccacctgctcctcaggagaaaggtgaggctttcccctcccacaaagagttacagtgttggactccacaggggcagctctaccctgtcctataaggttgctgtagGGAATTGACTTGACGACAGTGGCTTCTTGAGTGATGTGAGAGAACAGGGTCCTATTTCTGATATAGCTCTTGCATAGCCATTCCCGGTCTGTCAGTGGTGGACTACATGTTGGTATGATGTAAACCATGCTTCAGTGAAGCTTCCGGACTAACATGGAATAGAAATAAATGTCTGGGAATCTGCTGCTGagtatcagccaatgaaaactctagGTGATAACCGTACATGCCTTACTAGTCATGGGTGCGATGCAGGCTGGGCAATAATCCCTTCCAtttcagaggaggtagcagaactCAATGGCAAAAATAACACAACAGCATCTTGATGTCTTCGGGGTCCTGGATTGTTCAAGCAATGAATATATTTGGTGTGGAACTAAAAAATTGAAAACTTATGTCCATACAGAGGCATCTAAAAAAAACACCTGGTGATATATTTCACCCTCCAAAAAAATCATTCTCTAACAGTGATGGGAAAAGCCTGAGACAGGATCAATTTAGAGACAGCTAATCCGTCTCTTCCTGTGGTGTTCTTTGACCAAATCAGACTAGGGTTTGAAAAATaagaaagataattttatgggTAACATCCAATGTTATTCAGTGGAAAAATATTGGAGCCTCGTTCTGCATATTTTGCTTAGAACTATTAGTCATTTACATACACCCAGGACTTACAGCATTGCAAGAAGTCGAGTACTTTGGCCTACAAAGGCAGAAGATAGACATACTCCCAAAATAAGCGaacacccaacccactgccatagctCTGATTCCTACTCATACCAACCCTGCAGgtaagagcagagctgcccttccaggttcctgagactctaaactttacaggaatagaaagcttcaccttcctcctgctatTGATGGATTCTAACCACCGACATTTGCTTAACCGTTCAATGTataaccaccaggactccttagaaaATAAACGGGCAACCTTGAAATCTCCTCATTATTTAAGTACTCCAACGCTTGGTATATccacttgtttttgtttccttgtttgtttgaaaacatgTTCTACCCCGAAAAATCTAGATGATCAGAGACATACCAGGAAATTAAATAGTTTTCCTGGCTTAAAAGAAAGCAACAGAGGAGAACAGTCTACACATTTCATCGCTTTAGCCTTATTTTGTCCTTTGGCATGATCTATTCCCTCATTTCACTCCAGGAGTGGTGCCTTTGAAGTTATAGACGAATTGAATCAACTGCTTGGATCACATGTGTCTCCAAGAATGTGGTTTCTCAGGTCTGAGCAATCTATCATTCCCCTACTCTCCTTTCACTTTGGCATTTTGACAATCCAAGCAGATTTCTTAGGCAGAGACTTTATTTGCTGCCCCATCACGGCAACGCTACTGAGAGTTCCAGGGCCATCTGCTTGAAGTTTGTCtttcttttccaaagaaatcgGTGCATTGCTTGATGGTTCTTAATTATGCTTACAGGAAAACACACTGCTGTCTTCTTGGAAAGAGGAGTCGGACAAAGAACGTTTACATGCACGTCCAGCCATTCCACGTATCTCTTCTCAGGTTAGACACACCTGCTTTACTGTCCCAGCCCTGATTGGCAGAGAAAGTTGCCACACCTGATTTGTAAGTTTCCCTGTTCCAGTCAatagggggggggggtagggggggagtgCAATTCGGTCAGCTAACACCAGATTTAATCTAGCTGGAAGTAGGAAAGCAACTGCTATTTGAAACTCCGCTGGTCTCCTGAGTTCATTATTGTTTTCTCCTGGACACAGAGAGCCTTGCTTCAGAGCAGCCTCACTGGCTTAGGAGTCCCGTTTGGTTAAACCTGTCCCAGGGGATCATGGCTATCTCTGCCTTACAGATTGCCGGACTTGTGCTTGGTGGTGTTGGCCTGGTGGGGGCATTGGCTGTCACTGTCATGCCTCAGTGGAAAGTGTCTGCTTTCATCGGAAGCAACATTGTGACTGCtgaaaaccagtggcaaggactGTGGATGAGCTGCATACGCCACATGAACATCCGGATGCAGTGTAAAGTCTATGATTCCCTGTTGGCGCTTCCTCAGGATTTGCAGGCGTCCCGAGGACTGATGTGTACAGCAACGGTGATGTCCATCCTGGCTTTCATGACGGCCGTTCTCGGCATGAAGTGCACCCAGTGCACTGGGGAGGATGAGAAGGCGAAGAGCTACATCATGCTAACGGCTGGCATCATGTTCATTATCTCGGGCATTTTGGTGCTCATCCCTGTGAGCTGGGTCGCCAACACCATCATCAGAGATTTCTACAACCCAATAGTGGACATGGAACTGAAGCGTGAGCTTGGAGAAGCCCTCTACCTAGGCTGGGTCACGGCCTTGGTGCTGATTATGGTCGGGGCGCTCTTCTCTTGTGTCTTCTGCTGCACTGGGGACAACGTCAGCTACCGGTACACGGTGCCCCATCATCGCGCAACCCCCAAAAGTTCTTATATGGAAAAGAAGTCTCCAAGTGTGTACTCTAAAAGTCAGTACGTATAGGTTTGTATGTCTCTTTTCTTGACTTTAACTGTGAAGTGATGCAGACGGATAAAATGCCCACGACAATACAAAATATGGAACCCCAGAGGACATTGATTTGACATTGTTGACTGCCTAATATTAATCACAGCAACTGCGTCTTGGCTCTATGATTCTAGAAGCTGTTGTAGCAGAATGAGATATTACACATATGTCTGATTGTTGTTAGACACTCTAGTAATTTGTTTTCTAAATGAGTTTGCACATCTCTTCTTTTTAGCAATTGCTTCAAATGACATTGCTAAAGAGTGTATTCTGTTAGAACGGTGGTTTCTCTATGACACGGCATTGTGTATGTTGATGAGCATGGTGTTTATATCTCATGTAGACACAGACTTCTATGGTTCTATTGAAAATGAAATACTTATCCGTTACACTGAATAAATAGAGCTCAGCTACTTTGTTCAGGGAAATCTGGGATAAGACTGAAGAAGGTTAATATTTAATTGTTTAAAAAACAGCTTGGCAATTAATGTACTTCATTTATAACGAAGGTTAAAATGACGGTTTTAATCGGCAATATAAAGGAAACTAAGTGGCTTTCTGATATCCGGTGTTTCAGCCTAGGAGTTACAACTTCTAACTCCTTTATCCTCTTCCCCAGAGGCCTTCATTTCTTGTACATTAAATTAACATCTTTCAAGAGGAAGATATATTGTCAAGGGGCTTTGCATTCAAACTGTTGTCCCAGGGCTGTATTAAGAAGAAAGATAAAAttggttgaagaaaatgaaagacttCGGGAAAGGATCCCTCCCTCCTCTTAAGTTTTCAGAGTTAGAGAAGATGCCATTTGACACATGATCATTTATGCACTTGACTATTTTAATAACTATCTGAAAGTGGACatttatctatatatatttttataagggACCTAAAAATAAGATGCCATTTGACACACGATCATTTATGTACTTGACTCTTTTAATAAATATCTGAgtgtggatctctctctctctctgtatatatatatatatatatatatatatatatatatatatatatatatatatatttagaaaggACATTAAAAATAAGATGTATTGGCTTTTATTGCttcctggaagaaaaaaaaatagttctTCTTTGTGAGCTTCTTTGTTCCCATGTAGCTATGAAAGTCAAATTGTCCTTTCAGTTCTGTCTCATGATCACAATCCGACTTGCCACCTCATAGTATCCTGTGTTTGTTACATTTGCTAAAATAAATtaagtatatatttttctttgttacaaaATTCCATGTCTTTGTATTGCCTCAAAATTGATCGAATTGATAATCAATCAGGAAACTTAACATTTACATTTATCTAATGTATATAAAAGGTGTGTTATAGCCATTATGTATTTGATACTAATAAATGTTGATTTTATATTGTCATATTTTACTGttcttttatttatattattttaaaaatattttattgggagctcttacatatatcataacatcccatcaattacataaaacagtattgtacaattgctaccacagtcggtttccaaacattttctttctttttttttgttttacatagATGAcacataatatttaaaaataccattaaacaatgtgttatttaaggttaagtataatatgaggggattttttgaAAGTGtaggaaaaaatgaattaaaatataatggcatcttccca is from Tenrec ecaudatus isolate mTenEca1 chromosome 2, mTenEca1.hap1, whole genome shotgun sequence and encodes:
- the CLDN8 gene encoding claudin-8, translating into MAISALQIAGLVLGGVGLVGALAVTVMPQWKVSAFIGSNIVTAENQWQGLWMSCIRHMNIRMQCKVYDSLLALPQDLQASRGLMCTATVMSILAFMTAVLGMKCTQCTGEDEKAKSYIMLTAGIMFIISGILVLIPVSWVANTIIRDFYNPIVDMELKRELGEALYLGWVTALVLIMVGALFSCVFCCTGDNVSYRYTVPHHRATPKSSYMEKKSPSVYSKSQYV